A part of Saimiri boliviensis isolate mSaiBol1 chromosome 11, mSaiBol1.pri, whole genome shotgun sequence genomic DNA contains:
- the FBXO2 gene encoding F-box only protein 2: protein MDGDGDPESVGQPEEASPEEQPEEVSAEEERPEDQEEEEEAATAYLDELPEPLLLRVLAALPAAELVQACRLVCLRWKELVDGAPLWLLKCQQEGLVPEGGAEEERDHWQRFYFLSKRRRNLLRNPCGEEDLEGWCDVQHGGDGWRVEELPGDSGVEFTHDESVKKYFASSFEWCRKAQLIDLQAEGYWEELLDTTQPAIVVKDWYSGRSDAGCLYELTVKLLSEHEDVLAEFNSGQVAVPQDSDGGGWMEISHTFTDYGPGVRFVRFEHGGQDSVYWKGWFGARVTNSSVWVEP from the exons ATGGACGGAGACGGTGACCCAG AGAGCGTGGGCCAGCCGGAGGAGGCAAGCCCGGAGGAGCAGCCGGAGGAGGTGAGCGCCGAGGAGGAGCGGCCGGaggaccaggaggaggaggaggaggctgcgaCTGCGTACCTGGACGAGCTGCCCGAGCCGCTGCTGCTGCGCGTGCTGGCCGCGCTCCCGGCCGCCGAGCTGGTGCAGGCCTGCCGCCTGGTGTGCCTGCGCTGGAAGGAGCTGGTGGACGGCGCCCCGCTGTGGCTGCTCAAGTGCCAGCAGGAGGGGCTGGTGCCCGAGGGTGGCGCGGAGGAGGAGCGCGACCACTGGCAGCGGTTCTACTTCCTAAGCAAGCGGCGCCGCAACCTGCTGCGCAACCCGTGCGGGGAAG AGGACTTGGAGGGCTGGTGTGACGTGCAGCATGGTGGGGAcggctggagggtggaggagcTGCCTGGAGACAGTGGGGTGGAGTTCACCCATGATGAGAGCGTCAAGAAGTACTTCGCCTCCTCCTTTGA GTGGTGCCGCAAAGCACAGCTCATTGACCTGCAGGCCGAGGGCTACTGGGAGGAGCTGCTGGATACGACTCAGCCGGCCATCGTGGTGAAGGACTG GTACTCTGGCCGCAGCGACGCTGGCTGCCTCTACGAGCTCACCGTGAAGCTACTGTCGGAGCACGAGGATGTGCTGGCCGAATTCAACAGCGGGCAGGTGGCAGTGCCCCAAGACAGTGACGGCGGAGGCTGGATGGAA ATCTCCCACACCTTCACTGACTACGGGCCGGGCGTCCGCTTCGTCCGCTTCGAGCACGGGGGGCAGGACTCCGTCTACTGGAAGGGCTGGTTCGGGGCCCGGGTGACCAACAGCAGCGTGTGGGTAGAACCCTGA
- the FBXO44 gene encoding F-box only protein 44 isoform X2 produces the protein MAVGNINELPENILLELFTHVPARQLLVNCRLVCSLWRDLIDLVTLWKRKCLREGFITEDWDQPVADWKIFYFLRSLHRNLLHNPCAEEGFEFWSLDVNGGDEWKVEDLSKDQRKEFPNDKVRSQARLRVKVPAVRSAPVVRSRASGDLPARPGDHPAEERCQVEGGLPHVLQLPARRPLHLVSARRRGHSLLGRLVRPEGHQQQHHHQAPAALTPPEPPSAEP, from the exons ATGGCCGTGGGAAACATCAACGAGCTGCCGGAGAACATCCTGCTGGAGCTGTTCACGCACGTGCCGGCCCGCCAGCTGCTTGTGAACTGCCGCCTGGTCTGCAGCCTCTGGCGGGACCTCATCGACCTGGTGACCCTCTGGAAACGCAAATGCTTGCGAGAGGGCTTCATCACCGAGGACTGGGACCAGCCTGTGGCTGACTGGAAGATCTTCTACTTCCTTCGGAGCCTGCACAGGAACCTCCTGCACAACCCGTGCGCTGAAG AGGGGTTCGAATTCTGGAGCCTCGATGTGAATGGAGGTGATGAGTGGAAGGTGGAGGATCTCTCGAAAGACCAGAGGAAGGAATTCCCCAATGACAAG GTTCGCAGCCAGGCCAGACTGCGGGTCAAAGTACCAGCTGTGCGTTCAGCTCCTGTCGTCCGCTCACGCGCCTCTGGGGACCTTCCAGCCAGACCCGGCGACCATCCAGCAGAAGAGCGATGCCAAGTGGAGGGAG GTCTCCCACACGTTCTCCAACTACCCGCCCGGCGTCCGCTACATCTGGTTTCAGCACGGCGGCGTGGACACTCACTACTGGGCCGGCTGGTACGGCCCGAGGGTCACCAACAGCAGCATCACCATCAGGCCCCCGCTGCCCTGACACCCCCTGAGCCCCCATCTGCTGAACCCTGA
- the FBXO44 gene encoding F-box only protein 44 isoform X1, whose protein sequence is MAVGNINELPENILLELFTHVPARQLLVNCRLVCSLWRDLIDLVTLWKRKCLREGFITEDWDQPVADWKIFYFLRSLHRNLLHNPCAEEGFEFWSLDVNGGDEWKVEDLSKDQRKEFPNDKVKKYFVTSYYTCLKSQVVDLKAEGYWEELMDNTRPDIEVKDWFAARPDCGSKYQLCVQLLSSAHAPLGTFQPDPATIQQKSDAKWREVSHTFSNYPPGVRYIWFQHGGVDTHYWAGWYGPRVTNSSITIRPPLP, encoded by the exons ATGGCCGTGGGAAACATCAACGAGCTGCCGGAGAACATCCTGCTGGAGCTGTTCACGCACGTGCCGGCCCGCCAGCTGCTTGTGAACTGCCGCCTGGTCTGCAGCCTCTGGCGGGACCTCATCGACCTGGTGACCCTCTGGAAACGCAAATGCTTGCGAGAGGGCTTCATCACCGAGGACTGGGACCAGCCTGTGGCTGACTGGAAGATCTTCTACTTCCTTCGGAGCCTGCACAGGAACCTCCTGCACAACCCGTGCGCTGAAG AGGGGTTCGAATTCTGGAGCCTCGATGTGAATGGAGGTGATGAGTGGAAGGTGGAGGATCTCTCGAAAGACCAGAGGAAGGAATTCCCCAATGACAAGGTCAAGAAATACTTCGTGACTTCATATTA CACCTGCCTCAAGTCCCAGGTGGTGGACCTCAAGGCTGAAGGGTATTGGGAGGAGCTGATGGATAACACACGGCCGGACATCGAGGTCAAGGACTG GTTCGCAGCCAGGCCAGACTGCGGGTCAAAGTACCAGCTGTGCGTTCAGCTCCTGTCGTCCGCTCACGCGCCTCTGGGGACCTTCCAGCCAGACCCGGCGACCATCCAGCAGAAGAGCGATGCCAAGTGGAGGGAG GTCTCCCACACGTTCTCCAACTACCCGCCCGGCGTCCGCTACATCTGGTTTCAGCACGGCGGCGTGGACACTCACTACTGGGCCGGCTGGTACGGCCCGAGGGTCACCAACAGCAGCATCACCATCAGGCCCCCGCTGCCCTGA